In the Wyeomyia smithii strain HCP4-BCI-WySm-NY-G18 chromosome 2, ASM2978416v1, whole genome shotgun sequence genome, one interval contains:
- the LOC129724350 gene encoding melanotransferrin isoform X2 — protein sequence MSLIVYSFIASLMISFLYGQHNFDNVELGHELIWCATSEPEVYKCRNFTVALERDYALFEGYFLNVSCHFGFDQDECMRLIDEGKAHAMMLDAGEVYTGGRHYSLVPIMQEGYDGGFSQYHAVAVIKKDTLRDVSNLRHLKGKKACFAWVGSHAGWTLPIYTLQREGGMEITDCNNHVKTATDFFGPSCAVNALVDKYNPIGDNSDKLCSLCTGKVPGEKCTPKDPYAGFEGAFRCLLEAGDIAFVKHTTVDELVESGLIHGVSSDQFELLCKDGTRQPVSEYRQCHWGLVQSHALVVSSARTSAERRRYKKFFTQAVNLYSSKFRRTNETDSRSLNQNDRFNANTRFDSGRSDERYYSNRFSTSTTTERYNYGSYDDQQNENNTQFYEKFNLFESRRYGKQLNLMFQDTARYLAPIEENNQNFQNYLGKSLDQIYGVRACPVSRMTLCVTSDAEMEKCIKMRTALKAQLIKPEMLCLKAHSHIDCMRHVNSGQADVVVLDASDVYTGGLKYDLLPFMSEIYDLGRPEYYVVAVAKEEDPDTELTYLKEKYTCHSGINTAAGWVYPMAYLISNGWIRPYGCDSIRAAAEYFTKSCVPGAISNEYNTGVPYDNLCDLCRGSSFRYCRRDASEDYYGNSGAFRCLVEGGGHVAFVKHTTVLENTGGKRREWWARNTLPDDFELLCPDGTRAEINEYKKCNLGKVKANAIVTRGGRSYNSTQLNAFINLFTYAQQFYGRRDADEFSFSLFYSNPPHYDLIFSDATRELRLIPGDKRWFDAYLGPDFMRARRITDCHAATD from the exons ATGTCGTTAATTGTGTATAGTTTCATTGCATCATTAATGATAAGTTTCCTTTACG gccAACATAACTTTGACAATGTAGAACTTGGACATGAACTAATATGGTGCGCTACCAGCGAACCGGAAGTGTATAAATGTCGCAACTTTACCGTTGCACTAGAACGTGATTATGCGTTATTCGAAGGATACTTTTTGAATGTATCATGTCATTTTGGCTTTGATCAAGATGAATGTATGCGGCTTATTGACGAAggaaaggcccatgcgatgatGTTGGATGCTGGTGAAGTTTACACCGGTGGACGGCATTACTCATTAGTTCCAATTATGCAGGAAGGGTACGACGGTGGTTTTTCACAATATCATGCTGTTGCTGTAATAAAAAAAGATACTCTTCGTGATGTATCCAATTTACGACATTTGAAGGGTAAAAAAGCTTGCTTTGCTTGGGTTGGAAGTCATGCAGGTTGGACACTTCCGATTTATACA CTTCAACGTGAAGGTGGTATGGAAATAACTGACTGTAATAATCATGTGAAGACAGCGACAGATTTTTTCGGTCCGTCGTGTGCAGTCAACGCTCTTGTTGATAAATACAATCCAATTGGGGATAACTCCGACAA ATTGTGTTCTTTATGTACAGGGAAAGTGCCGGGAGAAAAATGTACCCCAAAGGATCCTTATGCTGGCTTCGAAGGCGCGTTTCGTTGCTTGTTAGAGGCTGGTGATATCGCATTTGTCAAACATACAACTGTTGATGAATTGGTTGAAAGCGGGTTGATTCACGGTGTTTCCTCTGATCAGTTTGAGTTGTTGTGCAAAGATGGTACAAGACAGCCAGTGTCAGAATATCGTCAATGTCATTGGGGTTTGGTACAATCACATGCATTGGTTGTCTCGTCAGCCAGAACAAGTGCTGAACGTCGGCGTTACAAGAAATTTTTCACTCAGGCTGTGAACTTGTATTCTTCTAAATTCAGGCGGACGAATGAAACAGATAGCCGGTCCCTTAACCAGAATGATCGGTTTAATGCGAACACCCGATTTGACAGTGGACGATCTGATGAACGTTATTACAGCAATCGTTTTTCTACGTCAACAACAACTGAGCGCTACAATTATGGTAGCTACGACGATCaacaaaacgaaaataacaCACAATTTTATGAGAAGTTCAATTTGTTCGAATCCAGACGTTATGGCAAGCAGCTAAACCTTATGTTCCAAGATACCGCGCGTTATTTAGCTCCGATTgaagaaaacaatcaaaatttccAAAACTATCTAGGCAAATCTTTAGATCAAATCTATGGCGTCCGTGCTTGTCCGGTAAGCCGGATGACATTATGTGTTACTTCCGATgcggaaatggaaaaatgcatcAAGATGAGG aCCGCATTAAAAGCACAACTGATTAAACCGGAAATGCTTTGCCTGAAAGCCCATTCCCACATAGATTGTATGCGACATGTTAATTCTGGGCAGGCTGATGTTGTTGTACTGGACGCCAGTGATGTGTACACGGGTGGCTTGAAATATGATTTATTACCATTCATGTCGGAAATTTATGATCTCGGTCGACCAGAATATTATGTTGTAGCGGTAGCTAAAGAAGAAGATCCAGACACCGAACTGACATATTTGAAGGAAAAATATACTTGTCACTCAGGTATAAACACAGCAGCAGGGTGGGTTTATCCGATGGCATATCTTATTTCAAACGGATGGATTCGTCCTTATGGTTGCGATAGTATCCGTGCAGCAGCTGAATACTTTACTAAATCTTGCGTGCCTGGAGCTATTAGCAACGAATATAACACAGGAGTGCCTTACGACAATTTATGTGACTTATGTCGCGGAAGCAGCTTCCGTTATTGTAGACGTGATGCGTCCGAAGATTATTATGGTAATAGTGGAGCCTTTCGATGTTTGGTAGAGGGTGGGGGTCACGTAGCCTTCGTTAAGCATACAACTGTATTAGAAAACACAGGAGGAAAAAGACGGGAGTGGTGGGCTAGAAACACGCTTCCTGATGATTTTGAGCTGTTATGCCCGGACGGGACGCGTGCTGAAATTAACGAGTACAAGAAATGCAATCTTGGCAAAGTAAAAGCTAACGCAATAGTTACACGAGGTGGTCGCAGTTATAATTCAACACAGTTAAATGCATTCATCAATCTATTCACTTATGCTCAACAGTTTTATGGTCGACGCGATGCTGACGAATTCAG TTTCAgcttattttattcaaatccACCACACTACGATCTAATATTTTCGGATGCAACCCGGGAGTTACGCCTAATACCAGGTGATAAGCGATGGTTCGATGCTTATCTTGGACCTGATTTCATGAGAGCACGTCGAATTACAGATTGTCATGCAG CAACAGATTGA
- the LOC129724350 gene encoding melanotransferrin isoform X1: protein MSLIVYSFIASLMISFLYGQHNFDNVELGHELIWCATSEPEVYKCRNFTVALERDYALFEGYFLNVSCHFGFDQDECMRLIDEGKAHAMMLDAGEVYTGGRHYSLVPIMQEGYDGGFSQYHAVAVIKKDTLRDVSNLRHLKGKKACFAWVGSHAGWTLPIYTLQREGGMEITDCNNHVKTATDFFGPSCAVNALVDKYNPIGDNSDKLCSLCTGKVPGEKCTPKDPYAGFEGAFRCLLEAGDIAFVKHTTVDELVESGLIHGVSSDQFELLCKDGTRQPVSEYRQCHWGLVQSHALVVSSARTSAERRRYKKFFTQAVNLYSSKFRRTNETDSRSLNQNDRFNANTRFDSGRSDERYYSNRFSTSTTTERYNYGSYDDQQNENNTQFYEKFNLFESRRYGKQLNLMFQDTARYLAPIEENNQNFQNYLGKSLDQIYGVRACPVSRMTLCVTSDAEMEKCIKMRTALKAQLIKPEMLCLKAHSHIDCMRHVNSGQADVVVLDASDVYTGGLKYDLLPFMSEIYDLGRPEYYVVAVAKEEDPDTELTYLKEKYTCHSGINTAAGWVYPMAYLISNGWIRPYGCDSIRAAAEYFTKSCVPGAISNEYNTGVPYDNLCDLCRGSSFRYCRRDASEDYYGNSGAFRCLVEGGGHVAFVKHTTVLENTGGKRREWWARNTLPDDFELLCPDGTRAEINEYKKCNLGKVKANAIVTRGGRSYNSTQLNAFINLFTYAQQFYGRRDADEFSFSLFYSNPPHYDLIFSDATRELRLIPGDKRWFDAYLGPDFMRARRITDCHAGAISLQYHMYNIIVVVTVLVFRILT, encoded by the exons ATGTCGTTAATTGTGTATAGTTTCATTGCATCATTAATGATAAGTTTCCTTTACG gccAACATAACTTTGACAATGTAGAACTTGGACATGAACTAATATGGTGCGCTACCAGCGAACCGGAAGTGTATAAATGTCGCAACTTTACCGTTGCACTAGAACGTGATTATGCGTTATTCGAAGGATACTTTTTGAATGTATCATGTCATTTTGGCTTTGATCAAGATGAATGTATGCGGCTTATTGACGAAggaaaggcccatgcgatgatGTTGGATGCTGGTGAAGTTTACACCGGTGGACGGCATTACTCATTAGTTCCAATTATGCAGGAAGGGTACGACGGTGGTTTTTCACAATATCATGCTGTTGCTGTAATAAAAAAAGATACTCTTCGTGATGTATCCAATTTACGACATTTGAAGGGTAAAAAAGCTTGCTTTGCTTGGGTTGGAAGTCATGCAGGTTGGACACTTCCGATTTATACA CTTCAACGTGAAGGTGGTATGGAAATAACTGACTGTAATAATCATGTGAAGACAGCGACAGATTTTTTCGGTCCGTCGTGTGCAGTCAACGCTCTTGTTGATAAATACAATCCAATTGGGGATAACTCCGACAA ATTGTGTTCTTTATGTACAGGGAAAGTGCCGGGAGAAAAATGTACCCCAAAGGATCCTTATGCTGGCTTCGAAGGCGCGTTTCGTTGCTTGTTAGAGGCTGGTGATATCGCATTTGTCAAACATACAACTGTTGATGAATTGGTTGAAAGCGGGTTGATTCACGGTGTTTCCTCTGATCAGTTTGAGTTGTTGTGCAAAGATGGTACAAGACAGCCAGTGTCAGAATATCGTCAATGTCATTGGGGTTTGGTACAATCACATGCATTGGTTGTCTCGTCAGCCAGAACAAGTGCTGAACGTCGGCGTTACAAGAAATTTTTCACTCAGGCTGTGAACTTGTATTCTTCTAAATTCAGGCGGACGAATGAAACAGATAGCCGGTCCCTTAACCAGAATGATCGGTTTAATGCGAACACCCGATTTGACAGTGGACGATCTGATGAACGTTATTACAGCAATCGTTTTTCTACGTCAACAACAACTGAGCGCTACAATTATGGTAGCTACGACGATCaacaaaacgaaaataacaCACAATTTTATGAGAAGTTCAATTTGTTCGAATCCAGACGTTATGGCAAGCAGCTAAACCTTATGTTCCAAGATACCGCGCGTTATTTAGCTCCGATTgaagaaaacaatcaaaatttccAAAACTATCTAGGCAAATCTTTAGATCAAATCTATGGCGTCCGTGCTTGTCCGGTAAGCCGGATGACATTATGTGTTACTTCCGATgcggaaatggaaaaatgcatcAAGATGAGG aCCGCATTAAAAGCACAACTGATTAAACCGGAAATGCTTTGCCTGAAAGCCCATTCCCACATAGATTGTATGCGACATGTTAATTCTGGGCAGGCTGATGTTGTTGTACTGGACGCCAGTGATGTGTACACGGGTGGCTTGAAATATGATTTATTACCATTCATGTCGGAAATTTATGATCTCGGTCGACCAGAATATTATGTTGTAGCGGTAGCTAAAGAAGAAGATCCAGACACCGAACTGACATATTTGAAGGAAAAATATACTTGTCACTCAGGTATAAACACAGCAGCAGGGTGGGTTTATCCGATGGCATATCTTATTTCAAACGGATGGATTCGTCCTTATGGTTGCGATAGTATCCGTGCAGCAGCTGAATACTTTACTAAATCTTGCGTGCCTGGAGCTATTAGCAACGAATATAACACAGGAGTGCCTTACGACAATTTATGTGACTTATGTCGCGGAAGCAGCTTCCGTTATTGTAGACGTGATGCGTCCGAAGATTATTATGGTAATAGTGGAGCCTTTCGATGTTTGGTAGAGGGTGGGGGTCACGTAGCCTTCGTTAAGCATACAACTGTATTAGAAAACACAGGAGGAAAAAGACGGGAGTGGTGGGCTAGAAACACGCTTCCTGATGATTTTGAGCTGTTATGCCCGGACGGGACGCGTGCTGAAATTAACGAGTACAAGAAATGCAATCTTGGCAAAGTAAAAGCTAACGCAATAGTTACACGAGGTGGTCGCAGTTATAATTCAACACAGTTAAATGCATTCATCAATCTATTCACTTATGCTCAACAGTTTTATGGTCGACGCGATGCTGACGAATTCAG TTTCAgcttattttattcaaatccACCACACTACGATCTAATATTTTCGGATGCAACCCGGGAGTTACGCCTAATACCAGGTGATAAGCGATGGTTCGATGCTTATCTTGGACCTGATTTCATGAGAGCACGTCGAATTACAGATTGTCATGCAGGTGCGATTTCCTTACAGTATCACATGTATAATATAATTGTAGTAGTAACAGTATTAGTGTTCAGAATATTAACATAG
- the LOC129722379 gene encoding kelch domain-containing protein 10 homolog isoform X1 — translation MRVILVLLVYKFVARILNLLNKFFNVPKLQHFREIVDTKVEYLEVMSSESNSLTAIDAVKGYSFRPYEVKRIKFKSYNKNGRSRPYARSGHRIVCNDSAIFCFGGFNPNMPEVNEDDETSCLFQELWKYDVIRKEWTLIMGPNNDLPQELASNAMILQGDTLVVYGGTGFPFGVNCSNRLYVCQPGKKPKEMTEVAVTGDLPPAQYGQTILYNDGFLYTIGGTEGFNYTCDVYRLNVFSRTWECAYTCRTDIREDPLGRYRHEIAYDDEKIYVIGGGTSDTAFSLASIPTFDLKKNTWTYTVTKPDPKLPAPGVPSARKCHSCVQYKTDHGTEIVIAGGYDGRLYYGDIWKLNLSSLEWRLMQKSSLPYPLFFHGAAANSSGCMYIFGGIKFSVNNNVRTNVVFKMWATIPKLSEICWEAIVHYSPGLTRTSKQKLLQIGIPVKFVERIYDA, via the exons ATGAGAGTGATTTTAGTTCTACTAGTATATAAGTTTGTTGCTCGTATTTTAAATCTTCTGAACAAATTTTTCAACGTGCccaaattgcaacattttcgtgaGATTGTGGATACAAAAGTAGAATACCTTGAAGTCATGAGTAGTGAATCAAACTCGCTTACTGCCATAGATGCAGTAAAAGGATATAGTTTTCGACCGTATGAAGTGAAACGTATAAAATTCAAGAGTTACAACAAGAATGGGAGGTCCCGACCATATGCACGAAGTGGCCATCGAATAGTTTGTAACGATTCAGCTATTTTCTGTTTCGGCGGATTTAATCCTAATATGCCAGAAGTGAATGAGGATGACGAAACATCTTGTTTGTTCCAAGAACTCTGGAAATATGATGTTATTCGAAAGGAATGGACCCTAATTATGGGACCTAATAACGATTTACCACAAGAATTAGCTTCAAATGCCAtgattttgcaaggggacacatTAGTG GTTTATGGTGGAACAGGATTTCCATTTGGGGTAAATTGCTCAAATAGGCTTTATGTATGCCAACCTGGTAAAAAACCTAAAGAAATGACTGAAGTTGCAGTTACTGGCGATCTTCCACCAGCCCAATATGGGCAGACAATACTATATAACGACGGCTTTTTGTACACAATTGGCGGTACAGAAGGTTTCAATTATACCTGTGATGTTTATAG gttgAACGTATTTTCTAGAACATGGGAGTGTGCCTATACTTGTCGAACGGATATTCGCGAAGATCCTTTAGGTCGCTACCGGCACGAAATTGCTTACGACGATGAAAAAATTTACGTTATCGGAGGAGGAACCAGCGACACTGCATTCAGTTTAGCTTCAATTCCTACGTTCGATCTTAAGAAAAATACGTGGACTTACACGGTAACCAAACCTGATCCCAAACTGCCCGCTCCAGGCGTGCCATCTGCACGAAAATGCCATTCATGCGTGCAGTATAAAACCGACCACGGAACAGAGATTGTGATAGCCGGTGGTTACGATGGTCGTTTGTATTATGGAGATATTTGGAAGCTAAATTTGTCATCTCTAGAGTGGCGACTAATGCAAAAATCTTCTCTACCTTATCCGTTATTTTTCCACGGTGCTGCAGCTAATAGCAGTGGTTGCATGTATATTTTCGGCGGAATAAAATTTAGTGTTAACAACAATGTGCGCACTAATGTAGTTTTTAAAATGTGGGCAACTATTCCTAAATTAAGTGAAATTTGTTGGGAAGCTATTGTACACTACAGCCCAGGATTAACACGAACTTCTAAACAAAAACTGCTGCAAATTGGGATTCCGGTGAAATTTGTCGAAAGAATATACGACGCGTAA
- the LOC129722379 gene encoding kelch domain-containing protein 10 homolog isoform X2 codes for MRVILVLLVYKFVARILNLLNKFFNVPKLQHFREIVDTKVEYLEVMSSESNSLTAIDAVKGYSFRPYEVKRIKFKSYNKNGRSRPYARSGHRIVCNDSAIFCFGGFNPNMPEVNEDDETSCLFQELWKYDVIRKEWTLIMGPNNDLPQELASNAMILQGDTLVVYGGTGFPFGVNCSNRLYVCQPGKKPKEMTEVAVTGDLPPAQYGQTILYNDGFLYTIGGTEGFNYTCDVYRTWECAYTCRTDIREDPLGRYRHEIAYDDEKIYVIGGGTSDTAFSLASIPTFDLKKNTWTYTVTKPDPKLPAPGVPSARKCHSCVQYKTDHGTEIVIAGGYDGRLYYGDIWKLNLSSLEWRLMQKSSLPYPLFFHGAAANSSGCMYIFGGIKFSVNNNVRTNVVFKMWATIPKLSEICWEAIVHYSPGLTRTSKQKLLQIGIPVKFVERIYDA; via the exons ATGAGAGTGATTTTAGTTCTACTAGTATATAAGTTTGTTGCTCGTATTTTAAATCTTCTGAACAAATTTTTCAACGTGCccaaattgcaacattttcgtgaGATTGTGGATACAAAAGTAGAATACCTTGAAGTCATGAGTAGTGAATCAAACTCGCTTACTGCCATAGATGCAGTAAAAGGATATAGTTTTCGACCGTATGAAGTGAAACGTATAAAATTCAAGAGTTACAACAAGAATGGGAGGTCCCGACCATATGCACGAAGTGGCCATCGAATAGTTTGTAACGATTCAGCTATTTTCTGTTTCGGCGGATTTAATCCTAATATGCCAGAAGTGAATGAGGATGACGAAACATCTTGTTTGTTCCAAGAACTCTGGAAATATGATGTTATTCGAAAGGAATGGACCCTAATTATGGGACCTAATAACGATTTACCACAAGAATTAGCTTCAAATGCCAtgattttgcaaggggacacatTAGTG GTTTATGGTGGAACAGGATTTCCATTTGGGGTAAATTGCTCAAATAGGCTTTATGTATGCCAACCTGGTAAAAAACCTAAAGAAATGACTGAAGTTGCAGTTACTGGCGATCTTCCACCAGCCCAATATGGGCAGACAATACTATATAACGACGGCTTTTTGTACACAATTGGCGGTACAGAAGGTTTCAATTATACCTGTGATGTTTATAG AACATGGGAGTGTGCCTATACTTGTCGAACGGATATTCGCGAAGATCCTTTAGGTCGCTACCGGCACGAAATTGCTTACGACGATGAAAAAATTTACGTTATCGGAGGAGGAACCAGCGACACTGCATTCAGTTTAGCTTCAATTCCTACGTTCGATCTTAAGAAAAATACGTGGACTTACACGGTAACCAAACCTGATCCCAAACTGCCCGCTCCAGGCGTGCCATCTGCACGAAAATGCCATTCATGCGTGCAGTATAAAACCGACCACGGAACAGAGATTGTGATAGCCGGTGGTTACGATGGTCGTTTGTATTATGGAGATATTTGGAAGCTAAATTTGTCATCTCTAGAGTGGCGACTAATGCAAAAATCTTCTCTACCTTATCCGTTATTTTTCCACGGTGCTGCAGCTAATAGCAGTGGTTGCATGTATATTTTCGGCGGAATAAAATTTAGTGTTAACAACAATGTGCGCACTAATGTAGTTTTTAAAATGTGGGCAACTATTCCTAAATTAAGTGAAATTTGTTGGGAAGCTATTGTACACTACAGCCCAGGATTAACACGAACTTCTAAACAAAAACTGCTGCAAATTGGGATTCCGGTGAAATTTGTCGAAAGAATATACGACGCGTAA